A window of Drosophila subobscura isolate 14011-0131.10 chromosome E, UCBerk_Dsub_1.0, whole genome shotgun sequence contains these coding sequences:
- the LOC117892327 gene encoding 23 kDa integral membrane protein yields the protein MGCTSGFIKCFLNTLNSLNALVGLALIVIATIILGQAPLVYIVYLYVLGGLIFVSSILGCCGICQENVCMTATYGFILLAQLIISLLGNFGFKFNEDYIRKFASEEVQKKWDLELVEPGAMDPYQRTYDCCGRNGPDDYVSIGRATLPATCYPKENHELPHFTTGCAQSAGDKFLELFNYSSDTNWISVGITALMVLGAFYLVGRFRKQRRRYHY from the exons ATGGGCTGCACTTCCGGTTTCATCAAGTGTTTCCTCAACACTCTTAACTCCCTCAATGCG CTTGTGGGCCTAGCGCTGATAGTCATTGCCACGATAATCCTGGGCCAAGCACCTCTCGTCTATATCGTTTACCTCTACGTCTTGGGCGGCCTGATCTTCGTTTCGTCAATTCTGGGCTGCTGCGGCATCTGCCAGGAGAATGTTTGCATGACAGCAACG taTGGATTCATACTGCTGGCACAGCTAATAATTAGTTTGCTGGGCAACTTTGGCTTCAAGTTCAATGAGGATTACATACGGAAGTTTGCCTCCGAGGAGGTGCAGAAGAAGTGGGATCTGGAGCTGGTGGAACCAGGCGCCATGGACCCTTATCAGCGAAcg TACGATTGCTGTGGGCGTAATGGACCCGATGACTATGTGAGCATCGGTCGGGCCACTCTGCCCGCCACGTGCTACCCCAAGGAGAACCACGAGCTGCCGCACTTCACCACCGGCTGTGCCCAGAGCGCCGGTGACAAGTTCCTGGAGCTCTTCAATTACTCCAGCGACACCAACTGGATCTCCGTGGGCATAACC GCTTTGATGGTGCTGGGTGCCTTCTATCTCGTTGGACGCTTCCGCAAGCAGCGCAGGCGCTACCACTACTAA
- the LOC117892326 gene encoding protein late bloomer — MGCATGTIKYSLFLFNALWAILGILVLIFGGLGWGAMPDQFAIGILVLGGIILIISLFGCCGAVRESPRMLWTYVSLLVVLLVLIAAFIVYNPRDVFKNYALKTVEDSWQLEQTKPGSMDYIQKTYSCCGRNSAQDYLEISYWNASVPNSCCKDNNCVNPLNLYAIGCITKVEEAFADEATVSRSLEWVLLGFDVVILSLAIILAIHYTNRRRRYNY, encoded by the exons ATGGGCTGCGCAACGGGCACCATCAAGTACTCTCTGTTCCTGTTCAATGCCTTATGGGCG ATACTCGGCATTTTGGTGCTTATCTTTGGCGGTCTCGGCTGGGGGGCGATGCCAGATCAGTTTGCCATTGGCATTCTTGTTCTGGGTGGAATTATACTCATAATTTCACTCTTCGGTTGCTGTGGCGCCGTTCGTGAATCGCCGCGCATGCTCTGGACG TACGTATCActgctggtggtgttgctTGTGCTGATAGCCGCCTTCATTGTTTACAATCCGCGAGATGTGTTCAAGAACTATGCCCTGAAGACGGTCGAGGATTCATGGCAGCTGGAACAAACGAAGCCTGGCAGCATGGATTACATCCAGAAGACA TACTCCTGCTGTGGGCGTAATAGTGCCCAGGATTATTTGGAGATCAGCTACTGGAACGCCAGTGTGcccaacagctgctgcaaggACAACAACTGTGTGAATCCTCTGAATCTGTATGCCATTGGCTGCATCACCAAGGTGGAGGAGGCCTTCGCCGACGAGGCCACCGTGTCGCGCTCCCTCGAGTGGGTTCTGCTCGGTTTCGAT GTCGTTATTCTCTCACTCGCCATCATCTTGGCCATACACTACACGAATCGGCGACGACGCTATAACTATTAA
- the LOC117892328 gene encoding protein late bloomer gives MGCATTSVKITSIILNAILGLLALGSIGWIAYNADTESEEFAIAAYVACALILLFAMLGILAAVRESVPLTATSAVFLLILAIPQIVSTCMLLHQYEVQSGQETVDVAWQANNMDGLQQKHECCGKSSAQDYVHLNQLIPPSCYADLQQTTDHLYVDGCIEKVQSFYEADKKRFIIVSWVLVAFELLCFALAVFLAISFRNKQRRLQF, from the exons ATGGGCTGCGCCACGACCAGCGTTAAGATCACCTCCATTATACTGAATGCCATTTTAGGG CTACTGGCATTGGGTTCCATTGGTTGGATCGCTTACAATGCGGACACCGAGAGCGAGGAATTTGCCATTGCCGCCTATGTGGCCTGCGCGCTCATCCTGCTCTTTGCGATGCTGGGCATCCTGGCGGCTGTACGTGAATCGGTGCCGCTGACAGCAACG AGCGCCGTTTTCCTGCTGATCCTCGCCATACCGCAAATCGTGAGCACCtgcatgctgctgcatcaGTACGAGGTGCAGAGCGGCCAGGAGACGGTGGATGTGGCCTGGCAGGCCAACAACATGGACGgactgcagcagaagcacgaGTGCTGCGGCAAGAGCAGCGCACAGGACTATGTGCATCTGAATCAGCTGATACCGCCCAGCTGCTATGCCGATCTGCAGCAGACCACGGATCACCTCTATGTGGATGGTTGCATCGAGAAGGTGCAGAGTTTCTACGAGGCCGACAAGAAGCGTTTCATCATTGTCTCCTGGGTGCTGGTGGCCTTTGAG ctgctctgctttgccttGGCCGTCTTTTTGGCCATCAGCTTTCGAAACAAGCAGCGCCGCTTGCAGTTCTAA
- the LOC117892325 gene encoding protein late bloomer, whose amino-acid sequence MACRVSFLKTLLIILNVLLSLIGVTLIALSVYELNSSTPGTFEHIAIVIQIFVGSFVILTSFLGCFATARVSLGLVWTYVICLLILLCLQIYIIAAAHSTNYVERSRSEFLALWSDPKGNAERLSLIEQKYSCCGQLGAHDYILLGRGIPTNCYQDFDRQQDNLFTEGCLAAVQVHANDNVAIGLVIKWLLLVVEFAALAAATHLGITVRNKLRRERF is encoded by the exons ATGGCCTGTCGCGTGTCCTTCCTGAAAACTCTACTCATCATACTCAATGTGCTGCTGTCG CTCATTGGAGTGACGCTGATTGCGCTGTCCGTGTACGAGCTGAACAGCTCCACGCCCGGCACCTTCGAGCACATTGCCATCGTCATACAGATCTTTGTGGGCTCCTTTGTCATACTGACCTCGTTTCTGGGCTGCTTTGCCACGGCTCGCGTGTCCctgggtctggtctggacG TATGTCATCTGCCTGTTGATCCTGCTCTGCCTGCAAATCTACATCATTGCGGCTGCTCACTCCACGAACTATGTGGAGCGTTCGCGCAGCGAGTTCTTGGCGCTCTGGTCCGATCCCAAAGGCAATGCCGAGCGGCTGTCGCTCATTGAGCAGAAG TACTCGTGCTGTGGCCAGCTTGGTGCCCATGACTACATATTGCTCGGCAGAGGCATACCCACGAATTGCTACCAGGACTTTGACCGGCAGCAGGATAATCTCTTCACCGAGGGCTGCCTGGCGGCTGTCCAGGTGCACGCCAACGATAATGTGGCCATTGGGCTGGTCATTAAGTGGCTGCTCTTGGTCGTGGAG TTTGCCGctttggcagctgccacacatttgGGCATCACGGTGCGCAACAAATTGCGGCGCGAGAGATTCTAA